One segment of Erigeron canadensis isolate Cc75 chromosome 2, C_canadensis_v1, whole genome shotgun sequence DNA contains the following:
- the LOC122587769 gene encoding probable potassium transporter 17, with protein sequence MALKSPTEEAYLGIYCIMFWTLSLIGVVKYACIALKADDQGEGGTYALYSLLCRHMNIGAITSTGVSSPSSQSHDNSLHQSFKKSSRLGMFIERSLIARRILFFIATLGMCMLIGDGILTPAISVLSAMEGIRVRFPKFSKSLVEALSAAVLIVLFLLQKYGTARVSFLFSSIMGAWMLRTPLIVGARDCVLEPTTLTKTMDASGRVPIIASTDHRILIGRSLPQDFRSVGYLITAARSVGYFSDL encoded by the exons ATGGCATTAAAGTCTCCAACTGAAGAAGCCTATTTGGGAATCTACTGCATCATGTTCTGGACTCTTAGTTTAATTGGTGTTGTCAAGTATGCTTGTATAGCTTTGAAAGCTGATGATCAGGGTGAAG GTGGTACATATGCTCTATATTCACTACTTTGCAGGCATATGAACATTGGAGCCATTACTTCGACTGGTGTCAGTTCACCATCAAGTCAATCACATGATAATAGTTTGCATCAAAGCTTTAAAAAGTCAAGTAGACTTGGGATGTTTATTGAGAGGAGTCTGATTGCTAGGaggattttatttttcatagCAACACTCGGCATGTGTATGTTAATCGGTGATGGAATACTCACCCCTGCTATCTCAG TGTTGTCAGCAATGGAGGGCATCAGGGTTCGTTTTCCAAAGTTCAGCAAAT CTCTGGTAGAAGCCCTCTCTGCAGCAGTtcttattgttttgtttttgctaCAAAAGTATGGTACTGCACGAGTAAGCTTTCTGTTCTCCTCCATCATGGGTGCGTGGATGTTGAGGACTCCCCTTATTG TGGGAGCGCGTGACTGCGTTTTGGAGCCTACTACTCTCACAAAGACTATGGATGCAAGTGGGAGAGTG CCTATTATTGCTTCAACTGACCATAGGATACTCATTGGCCGTAGCCTTCCTCAAGATTTTCGATCCGTAGGCTACTTGATTACAGCAGCTCGATCCGTAGGCTACTTCTCCGATTTGTAG
- the LOC122588783 gene encoding probable aquaporin TIP1-2 — MHICEWNAVVFEIVMTFELGCTVYATPVDPKKGDLGIIAAIAIGFIVGAKHHSCGAFTGASPNPVVMTSSINIVKVGFDPIIFYKCSEEKRTVTMFLRMFGRPEQEIDSALDKLNEARLVDL, encoded by the exons atgcatatat GTGAATGGAACGCAGTGGTGTTTGAGATAGTGATGACTTTTGAACTGGGCTGCACAGTTTACGCAACACCAGTTGATCCTAAGAAGGGAGATTTGGGAATTATTGCAGCAATCGCAATTGGTTTCATAGTGGGTGCTAAACATCATAGCTGCGGTGCGTTTACTGGAGCATCCCCGAACCCTGTGGTGATGACCTCAAGTATCAATATTGTCAAAG TTGGGTTTGATCCGATCATATTCTACAAGTGTTCTGAAGAAAAAAGAACAGTGACAATGTTTTTAAGAATGTTTGGAAGGCCAGAGCAAGAAATTGATAGTGCCTTAGATAAATTAAATGAG gctaggctagtagatctttag